The following proteins come from a genomic window of Leptospira bandrabouensis:
- the aroC gene encoding chorismate synthase has product MPSSWGKIFRVSTYGESHGTSVGVVVDGVPAGLPFPEEEIQKDLTRRRPGQNDLTTPRDEKDRMVVESGVFQGKTTGSPILMKVNNQNTIGSDYDEMAHVFRPSHADYTYSEKYGHRAHVGGGRSSVRETIGRVAAAGLARVILERELGISTVGWVDSIGTIDSNISESEYPTSRDFVDNFPTRCPKQSSNDAMETLIRKLRDEGDSVGGVVKIAVRNLPPGLGDPVYDKLDADLAKAILSISACKGFEVGSGFSGTRQTGRVHNDEFYIEAGTGKVKTRTNNSGGIQGGISNGMDLILRAAFKPTSTIKIEQKTINDKKEETVLKAKGRHDACVLPRAVPIVEAVVNLVLVDAYLYQRALQPKWFMKYANLDSIPEQ; this is encoded by the coding sequence ATGCCTTCAAGTTGGGGAAAAATTTTTCGAGTATCTACGTATGGTGAGTCCCACGGAACTTCCGTTGGTGTGGTTGTGGATGGAGTTCCTGCCGGCCTTCCATTTCCTGAAGAAGAAATCCAAAAAGATTTAACACGGCGAAGGCCAGGCCAAAATGATCTTACCACTCCGAGGGATGAAAAAGATCGGATGGTGGTTGAGTCTGGAGTTTTCCAGGGTAAAACAACTGGTAGTCCCATTTTAATGAAGGTGAATAACCAAAATACCATCGGTAGTGACTATGATGAAATGGCTCATGTGTTTCGACCGTCTCATGCAGATTATACTTATTCCGAAAAATACGGACACAGAGCGCACGTGGGCGGTGGAAGGTCTTCTGTTCGAGAAACCATCGGAAGAGTGGCAGCAGCGGGTTTAGCTCGTGTGATTTTAGAGAGAGAACTTGGAATCTCAACCGTTGGTTGGGTGGATTCAATTGGTACAATCGATTCTAATATTAGTGAATCAGAATATCCTACTTCAAGAGATTTTGTGGACAATTTTCCAACAAGATGTCCAAAACAATCGTCCAATGATGCAATGGAGACTCTCATTCGCAAACTTCGCGACGAAGGAGATTCGGTAGGCGGTGTTGTAAAAATTGCCGTTCGAAATCTACCTCCTGGTTTAGGAGATCCTGTTTATGATAAACTGGATGCAGACTTAGCCAAAGCGATTTTGTCGATTTCTGCTTGTAAAGGATTTGAAGTGGGTTCTGGATTTTCCGGTACTCGCCAAACAGGAAGAGTTCATAACGATGAGTTTTATATAGAAGCGGGAACAGGAAAAGTAAAAACAAGAACCAATAATTCCGGTGGAATCCAAGGTGGAATTTCTAACGGAATGGATTTGATCCTCCGTGCCGCTTTTAAACCAACTTCGACCATTAAAATAGAACAAAAAACGATTAATGATAAAAAAGAAGAAACTGTTTTAAAGGCAAAGGGTCGCCATGATGCTTGTGTTTTACCTAGAGCTGTTCCCATTGTGGAAGCTGTAGTAAACCTTGTGTTAGTGGATGCTTATCTTTATCAAAGAGCCTTACAGCCAAAATGGTTTATGAAATATGCTAACTTAGATTCTATACCGGAACAATAA
- a CDS encoding UpxY family transcription antiterminator: MSETNPPIEESAWYIVYTKPRAEKKLSELLTKYHLENYLPIRKERKKWTDRFKWIHVPILPSYIFVKIVFWRDKNKVLQLPGSHHFVFHKGQPATVTQNDIDILEEGLQKYADSLKVSPESVLEKGKMVRIISGALKDKTMEILKVKNKTLVVLRLPGVETAFSYEIKVDDLAWEELLV; this comes from the coding sequence ATGTCCGAGACTAATCCCCCCATAGAAGAAAGTGCTTGGTACATTGTGTATACAAAACCCAGAGCGGAAAAAAAACTCAGTGAACTTTTAACCAAATACCATTTGGAAAACTACCTCCCTATCCGCAAAGAAAGGAAAAAATGGACTGATCGATTTAAATGGATCCACGTTCCCATCCTTCCTTCTTATATTTTTGTAAAAATCGTATTCTGGAGGGATAAAAATAAAGTCCTCCAATTACCAGGTTCTCACCATTTTGTATTTCATAAAGGCCAACCAGCAACCGTGACCCAAAACGATATTGATATATTAGAAGAAGGTCTACAAAAGTATGCTGATAGTTTGAAGGTTAGTCCTGAATCCGTATTAGAAAAAGGGAAAATGGTTCGCATCATTAGCGGAGCACTAAAAGACAAAACAATGGAAATTTTAAAAGTTAAAAATAAAACCTTAGTGGTCCTAAGGTTACCAGGTGTAGAAACTGCTTTTTCTTATGAAATCAAAGTAGATGATTTAGCCTGGGAGGAATTACTTGTATGA
- a CDS encoding type I 3-dehydroquinate dehydratase — protein MPESYKIIASVGEDDLRHLQKKDVKEIDVIEVRLDLFSRNYIQKEMKKKLKALGLPVLFTYRRAEDSSVRSYVKLFHEDVEGILKDFNDNANYLDIELNREDTIFKNYENLNYRIIYSYHSFKKSILANEMTNFINKAKPVKKKNPIFKFAITPEDIEETADFLNDIKLLSKSNTMIGICMGELGIISRVFGDKFNSSFTYMTLGEPKAPGQMSVETFKKLRADLFKSPGLAKESKED, from the coding sequence ATGCCAGAATCTTATAAAATCATAGCCTCTGTTGGAGAAGACGACTTACGGCATTTGCAAAAAAAAGATGTAAAGGAAATCGATGTGATCGAAGTACGATTGGATCTTTTTTCCAGAAACTACATTCAAAAGGAAATGAAAAAAAAGCTAAAAGCCTTAGGTCTTCCAGTGCTTTTTACTTACAGGCGAGCAGAAGATAGTAGCGTTCGTTCTTATGTAAAACTATTTCACGAAGATGTAGAAGGAATTTTAAAAGATTTCAATGATAATGCAAATTATCTGGATATTGAATTAAATCGTGAAGACACCATATTTAAAAATTACGAAAATCTAAACTACCGAATCATTTATTCTTATCATTCGTTTAAAAAATCGATCCTTGCCAATGAAATGACAAATTTCATAAACAAAGCAAAACCCGTAAAAAAGAAAAATCCGATTTTCAAATTTGCCATCACACCTGAAGACATCGAAGAAACTGCCGACTTTTTAAATGATATCAAACTTTTGTCCAAATCAAACACGATGATTGGAATTTGTATGGGAGAACTAGGAATCATCTCTAGAGTTTTTGGAGACAAATTTAATTCCTCATTCACTTATATGACGTTAGGCGAACCAAAAGCACCAGGCCAAATGTCTGTCGAAACATTTAAAAAACTCAGGGCAGATTTATTTAAAAGTCCAGGTTTAGCAAAAGAATCAAAGGAAGATTAA
- a CDS encoding response regulator, with the protein MNRPKVYKILLLEDDESSAKLLLHTLERYNFDVTHVVDGMSGLTKIRNNSFDLVISDVNMPYLDGISFLEKGKDMLKMTPVIMLTAVGEKEQVRRAALSHVTAYLLKPIANQALLEKIAQVLQLKPENIFDKKQHPLTISVSELSISQMLLEIQGCPGKKSQDEIFDRFMLTLGGRASFTNLRINLDKIFFYEVRALQILDDLIAKILKQTNIRASSLFLDSEFFNDNVVDLQPYSYLSEVNIISK; encoded by the coding sequence ATGAATCGACCCAAAGTTTATAAAATCTTACTTCTTGAAGATGATGAAAGTAGTGCCAAACTACTACTACATACTTTAGAAAGGTATAACTTTGATGTCACTCATGTTGTGGATGGGATGTCGGGACTAACCAAAATCAGAAACAATAGTTTTGATTTAGTCATTAGCGATGTCAATATGCCTTATTTGGACGGAATCAGTTTTTTAGAGAAAGGCAAAGACATGTTAAAGATGACCCCCGTCATCATGTTAACTGCGGTTGGCGAAAAAGAACAAGTAAGACGTGCGGCCTTAAGCCATGTTACCGCTTATCTTTTGAAACCCATCGCAAACCAAGCTCTACTCGAAAAAATTGCGCAGGTTTTGCAACTCAAACCAGAAAACATTTTTGATAAAAAACAACATCCATTAACTATCTCTGTCTCCGAATTGTCCATTTCGCAGATGCTTTTGGAAATCCAGGGCTGTCCGGGTAAAAAATCGCAGGATGAGATCTTTGATAGGTTTATGTTGACCTTGGGTGGAAGAGCTTCTTTCACCAATTTGAGAATCAATCTCGATAAGATCTTTTTTTATGAAGTACGTGCCTTACAAATTTTGGATGATCTGATTGCTAAAATTCTGAAACAGACCAATATCCGGGCCAGTTCTCTCTTTCTGGATTCGGAATTCTTCAACGACAACGTCGTGGATTTGCAACCTTACTCTTATCTTTCCGAGGTAAATATAATTTCAAAATGA
- a CDS encoding LIC_10042 family TonB-like protein translates to MKAYTDNENGDCILSNKVFHVLGMHILFEGQKYKAMVVSFGFHLLLLLAFIAYNLQGDIDSTYLNLKEGGAVSTLRLQFSSGIGKSQTSSSTNHTQDDGTKTLEEEISEFQNCLSYPALALEQKLEDTCVYKLSVKEDGTLEKIAVVTACRYAVFDLQVRRQLADWHFQYSKGKEIVLPIRFRLDVRD, encoded by the coding sequence TTGAAGGCATATACGGACAATGAAAATGGAGATTGCATTCTCTCCAATAAAGTTTTTCATGTTCTTGGAATGCACATTCTCTTTGAAGGCCAGAAATACAAGGCAATGGTTGTCAGTTTTGGATTTCACCTTTTGTTATTATTGGCTTTCATTGCTTATAACCTCCAAGGGGACATAGATTCGACATATTTAAATTTAAAAGAAGGTGGAGCCGTTTCGACCCTTCGGTTACAATTTTCTTCCGGAATCGGAAAATCCCAAACATCTTCCTCCACAAATCATACGCAAGACGATGGAACCAAAACTCTAGAAGAGGAAATCTCGGAATTCCAGAATTGTCTCAGTTATCCAGCCCTTGCTTTGGAACAAAAACTGGAAGATACATGCGTTTATAAACTTTCTGTAAAAGAAGATGGTACTCTAGAAAAAATTGCAGTGGTCACCGCGTGTAGGTATGCCGTCTTTGATTTACAGGTGCGTCGGCAACTCGCTGATTGGCATTTTCAATATTCCAAAGGTAAAGAAATTGTTCTACCCATTAGGTTCCGTTTAGATGTCCGAGACTAA
- a CDS encoding winged helix-turn-helix transcriptional regulator gives MEKTNKRSECPLSCSLDIFGDKWSLLIIRDMMFFNKSTYGDFLKSEEGIATNILAARLQSLEENELIKKTEHPTSKAKVLYQLTNKAIELLPILVEIQLWAEKYFEIPAEIKSQLKEVKKGKEEFIKVMTKKLKKQILDQT, from the coding sequence ATGGAAAAAACCAATAAAAGGTCAGAATGCCCTCTTAGCTGCTCTCTAGACATTTTTGGTGACAAATGGTCCTTACTCATCATTAGAGATATGATGTTCTTTAATAAGTCAACCTACGGTGATTTTTTAAAATCAGAGGAAGGTATCGCTACAAACATCCTTGCGGCCAGACTCCAAAGTTTAGAAGAAAACGAACTCATCAAAAAAACAGAACATCCAACTAGCAAAGCCAAAGTCCTTTATCAACTGACAAATAAAGCAATCGAACTCTTACCGATACTTGTTGAGATACAATTGTGGGCAGAAAAATATTTTGAAATTCCCGCAGAAATCAAATCTCAGCTCAAAGAAGTAAAAAAGGGAAAAGAGGAATTTATAAAGGTTATGACAAAAAAGTTAAAGAAACAAATTCTCGACCAAACCTAG
- a CDS encoding acetyl-CoA C-acetyltransferase, whose product MGNSYIIDAVRTPRGKGKKRGTLASVHPQELAAATLKAIQSRTGIDPKTVEEVVMGCVSQVADQAACIARYAVMAAHWPKDVPGYTVNRFCGSGLQALNNVANHVASGAMEIGVGGGVESMSRVKMGDDMMGRDFNVGNDKIAAHYNLVPQGISADLIATKYDISREEADRFAESSQQKAHAAIQNGYFKKSVIPITLDDGTVVTEEENPRLESDYAFLSSLGPVFKTIGEKELDAIALRSYPEVTKINHIHTLGNSSGIVDGAAAILVTNDEGLKKYGLKPRAKILATVATGEDPTIMLTGPVSASQKALKQAGLSVKDIDLWEINEAFASVVLYVKKTLGIDESKINVNGGAIALGHPLGATGAILTGTVLDELERRDLRYGLITLCIGGGMGIATIIERLK is encoded by the coding sequence ATGGGGAATTCCTATATTATTGATGCTGTCCGAACTCCGAGAGGAAAGGGCAAAAAACGCGGGACACTTGCATCCGTCCATCCACAAGAATTAGCTGCTGCCACATTAAAAGCCATCCAATCACGTACCGGAATCGATCCTAAAACGGTTGAAGAAGTTGTAATGGGTTGTGTATCCCAAGTAGCTGACCAAGCTGCATGTATCGCTCGTTATGCGGTTATGGCGGCACATTGGCCAAAAGATGTTCCTGGTTATACAGTAAACCGTTTTTGCGGATCTGGATTACAAGCCCTTAACAACGTAGCAAACCATGTTGCTTCCGGAGCAATGGAAATTGGAGTTGGTGGTGGAGTTGAATCCATGAGCCGTGTGAAAATGGGTGATGATATGATGGGACGTGATTTTAACGTAGGTAACGATAAAATTGCTGCACATTACAACCTAGTTCCACAAGGGATCTCTGCTGACCTAATCGCAACAAAGTATGATATTTCTCGTGAAGAAGCAGATCGTTTTGCAGAATCTTCACAACAAAAAGCACACGCTGCCATTCAAAATGGGTACTTCAAAAAATCTGTGATCCCAATTACTTTGGATGATGGAACTGTAGTAACAGAAGAAGAAAACCCACGTTTAGAATCTGATTATGCCTTCCTTTCTAGTCTTGGCCCAGTCTTCAAAACGATTGGTGAAAAAGAATTGGATGCGATTGCTCTTCGTTCTTACCCTGAAGTAACAAAAATTAACCACATCCACACACTTGGAAACTCTTCTGGAATCGTTGACGGTGCAGCTGCGATCCTAGTGACTAATGACGAAGGATTGAAAAAATACGGTTTGAAACCACGTGCAAAAATTCTTGCAACAGTGGCAACAGGCGAAGATCCAACGATCATGTTAACTGGTCCTGTTTCTGCTTCGCAAAAAGCTTTGAAACAAGCTGGTCTTAGCGTAAAAGATATTGACCTTTGGGAAATCAACGAGGCTTTCGCCTCTGTAGTGTTATACGTAAAGAAAACACTCGGAATTGATGAGTCCAAAATCAATGTAAATGGGGGAGCGATTGCTCTTGGACATCCACTCGGAGCAACTGGTGCGATTTTGACTGGAACCGTACTTGACGAGTTGGAAAGAAGAGACCTTCGTTACGGACTCATCACTCTTTGTATCGGTGGCGGTATGGGAATTGCTACCATCATCGAAAGATTGAAGTAA
- a CDS encoding NuoI/complex I 23 kDa subunit family protein has protein sequence MGTVNVINVAKKHQFSWYEKFYFWSIGKGLWITLKHFVKVAFFNKQVTIEYPDKKRQYSTRFRGMHSMKRDEQGRERCTACFCCMWICPANAIHIEAAEVPTDRQHLHPEDKYAKKFEINLLRCIFCGLCEEACPKGAIYLDGTGEMAADNREDLFLTKERMMEKTGGPILGQRI, from the coding sequence TTGGGAACCGTTAATGTCATCAACGTAGCCAAAAAACATCAGTTTTCTTGGTATGAGAAGTTTTATTTTTGGTCCATCGGCAAAGGCCTTTGGATTACTCTTAAACATTTCGTTAAGGTAGCTTTTTTCAACAAACAAGTGACTATCGAATATCCTGATAAAAAACGCCAATATTCGACTCGCTTTCGCGGAATGCACTCCATGAAACGAGATGAACAAGGTAGGGAACGATGTACTGCTTGTTTTTGTTGTATGTGGATTTGTCCTGCCAATGCCATTCATATTGAAGCAGCAGAAGTACCAACGGATCGTCAACACCTTCACCCAGAAGATAAATATGCAAAGAAGTTTGAAATCAACTTACTACGTTGTATTTTCTGTGGATTATGTGAGGAAGCCTGTCCTAAGGGTGCGATTTACTTAGATGGAACAGGAGAGATGGCAGCAGACAATCGTGAAGATTTGTTTTTAACGAAAGAAAGAATGATGGAAAAAACTGGCGGGCCCATTCTCGGCCAAAGGATTTAA
- a CDS encoding tetratricopeptide repeat protein has translation MESVRKYLSFVFIFVILHTTAFAIDSDAMKEGKKAFSKKAYGEAIKKFTKHADSHPQDGEAYMYLGYIYEYKKDYPKSIQNFRRAVDLDLDKDQRKTVLLKLALFFNYHQDWNLSATYSSRYLKYDPKNEEVQKIYNRAVGNKGNPSSSQSYSQPQRQETKHTEPKHADLKKDAAKKQEEVSEVQESTKPSSYYEQVLANQPNLEDVRWDYVLALFEEKKYDLAETNLKTLIEKNPNRSRYHYKLGIVKLRQDDPKSAIESFERAKKNPFSKDTNVFLYYVYLNEGIAYQKLAEVDKAETSFQQAYKQLQKDPPLLALARLYEQKSDWENCISSADKALSLNPNQVESHMFRFVCMFEAGQRTKKFESSFAKYSEFIDSKFPDLTQSPEKYQVGFLKLARRYTETNAFDKAETYFSVLEKDPAKAETREFLFYRGRNYFYSGKVDLAITILQKVTGSSSGHYLLARCYSKKGDISKTKEQFKLAADLKPEYWVSESLEKDFKDIWKDVNFREFIKTKAGTVSSQN, from the coding sequence TTGGAATCCGTGCGGAAATATCTTTCCTTTGTATTTATCTTTGTCATCCTTCACACTACAGCATTCGCTATTGACAGCGATGCAATGAAAGAAGGTAAAAAAGCTTTTTCGAAAAAAGCATACGGCGAAGCGATTAAAAAATTCACAAAACACGCCGACTCACACCCGCAAGACGGGGAAGCGTATATGTATTTGGGATATATTTATGAATATAAAAAAGATTATCCTAAATCCATTCAAAACTTTCGAAGAGCCGTCGATTTGGATTTGGACAAAGACCAAAGAAAAACTGTCCTTTTAAAACTCGCACTATTTTTCAATTATCACCAAGACTGGAACTTATCGGCAACGTACTCTTCACGTTATTTGAAGTATGATCCAAAAAACGAAGAAGTACAAAAAATATACAATCGCGCTGTCGGAAACAAAGGAAATCCTTCTTCCTCACAATCTTATTCACAGCCACAAAGACAAGAAACGAAACATACGGAACCTAAACATGCTGATTTAAAAAAAGACGCGGCTAAAAAACAGGAAGAAGTTTCTGAAGTTCAGGAATCTACAAAGCCAAGTTCTTATTATGAACAAGTTTTGGCTAACCAACCAAATTTAGAAGATGTCCGTTGGGATTATGTGTTGGCTTTGTTTGAAGAAAAAAAATATGATTTAGCGGAGACCAATCTTAAAACTCTCATTGAAAAAAATCCAAATCGATCTAGATACCATTATAAACTGGGCATTGTTAAACTGAGACAAGATGATCCTAAATCTGCGATTGAATCCTTTGAAAGAGCCAAAAAAAATCCATTTTCGAAAGATACAAATGTGTTTTTGTATTATGTTTATTTAAATGAAGGTATCGCTTATCAAAAGTTAGCTGAAGTTGATAAAGCTGAAACATCTTTTCAACAAGCATACAAACAATTACAAAAAGATCCACCGCTCTTGGCCTTGGCAAGATTATACGAACAAAAATCAGATTGGGAAAATTGTATTTCATCTGCGGATAAAGCGCTTTCCCTCAACCCCAACCAAGTGGAATCACATATGTTCCGTTTTGTATGTATGTTTGAAGCGGGACAACGTACTAAAAAATTTGAATCCAGTTTTGCAAAGTATTCTGAATTTATTGATTCTAAATTTCCTGATTTAACCCAAAGTCCAGAAAAATACCAAGTTGGATTTCTTAAACTAGCAAGGCGTTATACGGAAACCAATGCATTTGACAAAGCAGAAACTTATTTTTCAGTTTTAGAAAAAGATCCTGCAAAAGCAGAAACGCGGGAATTTTTATTCTACCGTGGTCGCAATTATTTTTATTCAGGTAAAGTGGACTTGGCGATTACCATTTTACAGAAAGTGACAGGTTCCTCTTCGGGCCATTACCTTCTTGCTAGATGTTACTCTAAAAAAGGTGACATCTCTAAAACAAAGGAACAGTTTAAGTTAGCTGCCGATTTAAAACCAGAATACTGGGTTTCCGAGTCCTTAGAAAAGGATTTTAAAGATATTTGGAAAGATGTAAACTTTCGTGAGTTTATTAAAACAAAAGCGGGAACCGTAAGTTCCCAAAACTAA
- a CDS encoding KpsF/GutQ family sugar-phosphate isomerase: protein MKEKDTLSIVKQALDDEISSLIHFRDELDPSVKDCIDLILKSKGKVIVTGVGKSGDIAKKISHTLSSTGTSAYFLHPTDASHGDSGIVGPDDVVLAIGKSGESEELNYILPTLRKIGAKIVGITANAKSKLATLSDIVIITPVLKEACPLDLAPTSSTTIALVLGDAIAVALMELKNFQANDFALYHPAGRLGKRLSLYLSDVMRKGERNASIPVDANLETILKEITEKGIGATGVVDSNSKLIGLITDYDIRKYLTKNTLLPTVTAKDMMNANPSSFRPEEKAYDVLIKMEGRERPISVAPVVDDKGVFVGMISLHDLLQKGL from the coding sequence ATGAAAGAAAAAGATACACTATCGATCGTAAAACAAGCGCTTGATGACGAAATTTCATCTTTAATTCATTTTAGAGATGAGTTAGATCCGTCCGTAAAAGATTGTATCGATTTAATTTTAAAATCAAAAGGGAAAGTGATAGTCACAGGAGTTGGTAAATCTGGTGACATAGCCAAAAAAATTTCTCATACACTTTCCTCCACGGGAACCTCAGCCTATTTTTTACATCCAACAGATGCATCCCATGGGGATTCAGGCATTGTAGGACCAGATGATGTAGTTCTTGCCATTGGAAAAAGTGGAGAATCGGAAGAACTAAACTACATACTCCCAACACTTCGTAAAATTGGTGCAAAGATTGTAGGAATCACAGCAAACGCCAAATCAAAGTTAGCTACCCTTTCCGACATAGTTATCATCACTCCTGTATTAAAAGAAGCCTGTCCTTTAGATTTGGCTCCTACCTCAAGCACAACGATTGCTCTCGTTTTAGGTGATGCCATAGCTGTGGCTCTTATGGAATTAAAAAATTTTCAAGCAAATGATTTTGCCTTATACCATCCGGCAGGAAGGCTTGGAAAACGACTTTCTCTTTATTTATCTGATGTTATGCGAAAAGGGGAAAGAAATGCGTCGATACCGGTAGATGCAAATCTCGAAACTATTCTCAAAGAAATCACAGAAAAAGGAATTGGAGCCACAGGTGTTGTTGACTCTAATTCAAAACTCATAGGCCTCATCACAGACTATGACATTCGAAAGTATTTAACAAAAAACACTCTATTACCTACTGTCACTGCCAAAGATATGATGAACGCTAATCCAAGCAGTTTCCGACCAGAAGAAAAAGCCTATGACGTCTTAATCAAAATGGAAGGCCGGGAAAGACCAATATCGGTGGCTCCCGTTGTAGATGATAAAGGTGTATTTGTGGGAATGATCTCCCTTCACGACTTATTACAAAAAGGACTTTAA
- a CDS encoding 2Fe-2S iron-sulfur cluster-binding protein, producing the protein MVKIKIDGVEYEVDEKKNLIDATKEVGVEIPYFCYHPALSIVGMCRMCLIEIEGVPRLQAACNTPVKEGMGIITKSDRVKEARAGTMEFLLANHPLDCPVCDKAGECRLQDNAFGSGSGHSRFEFEKRNIPQEEIGTNLIINHNRCIVCYRCVRFEEEKVGQSNLGLFERGNHSIIGLAKSEPIDHNYQGALADICPVGALLNNKTLFKSRVWWYKSHKSVCHGCSTGCNVTTNVRDNKMYRYMVRENYDQGMFFLCDKGRFDLDWMNENRLHSYLEAGKPSTSKEVISKIADRMKAAKSIAVLGGAHESNETLDSLKKSFESISRELGGKSIQWESRVTDAQNKDTEQVDFLLTKDYHPNTKGAVDLGITTTSGISGITSAIKSGAIDLVIVLKESIPEGIDPSKVIVFDTNLTDAAKSASLAAPIQIFAESAGSFTNKNGLKQNFEQSINPIKGLETAAGVMDLIFQKLTEKAEASVGNR; encoded by the coding sequence TTGGTTAAGATAAAGATAGACGGAGTCGAATACGAAGTCGACGAAAAGAAAAACCTCATCGACGCCACAAAAGAAGTTGGAGTCGAAATCCCTTACTTCTGTTACCATCCAGCATTAAGCATTGTCGGTATGTGCCGTATGTGTCTCATTGAAATTGAAGGTGTGCCTCGTTTACAAGCTGCTTGTAACACTCCTGTAAAAGAAGGAATGGGGATCATTACAAAGTCTGACCGAGTGAAAGAAGCTCGCGCTGGCACAATGGAATTTTTACTCGCAAATCACCCGTTAGACTGTCCTGTTTGTGATAAAGCTGGAGAATGCCGTTTGCAAGACAACGCATTTGGTTCCGGTTCTGGACATTCTAGGTTTGAATTCGAAAAACGAAATATTCCTCAAGAAGAGATTGGAACCAATCTCATCATCAATCATAATCGTTGTATTGTTTGTTATCGTTGTGTTCGTTTTGAAGAGGAAAAGGTCGGTCAGTCCAATCTTGGACTTTTTGAAAGAGGAAATCATTCCATCATTGGTCTTGCAAAATCAGAACCAATTGATCATAACTACCAAGGTGCATTGGCAGATATTTGTCCAGTGGGAGCACTCCTAAATAATAAAACATTATTTAAGTCGCGCGTTTGGTGGTATAAATCACATAAATCCGTATGTCATGGTTGTTCTACAGGTTGTAATGTAACAACGAATGTGCGAGACAATAAAATGTATCGTTATATGGTTCGAGAAAACTATGACCAAGGTATGTTTTTCCTTTGTGACAAAGGAAGATTTGATTTGGATTGGATGAATGAAAATCGTCTTCATAGTTATTTGGAAGCAGGAAAACCTTCTACGTCCAAAGAAGTCATTTCTAAAATTGCAGATCGTATGAAAGCAGCGAAATCCATTGCTGTTCTTGGTGGAGCTCATGAATCCAATGAAACGCTGGATTCGTTGAAAAAAAGTTTTGAATCGATCTCGCGCGAGTTAGGTGGCAAGTCTATCCAATGGGAATCCCGTGTGACAGATGCACAAAACAAAGATACCGAACAAGTGGATTTTTTACTCACAAAAGATTACCACCCTAATACAAAGGGAGCAGTAGATTTAGGAATCACTACTACTTCTGGAATTTCAGGAATCACCAGTGCTATTAAGTCCGGTGCCATTGATTTGGTGATTGTTTTAAAGGAATCAATCCCGGAAGGAATTGATCCATCAAAAGTCATTGTGTTTGATACCAATTTGACTGATGCAGCAAAAAGCGCAAGTTTGGCGGCACCAATTCAAATTTTTGCGGAATCGGCAGGTAGTTTTACCAATAAAAACGGCCTGAAACAAAACTTTGAGCAATCGATAAATCCAATCAAAGGATTAGAAACGGCAGCTGGTGTTATGGATTTGATCTTTCAAAAACTGACTGAAAAAGCGGAGGCATCTGTTGGGAACCGTTAA